AGCTGTAATAATGGATATAACAAAGAGAAAACGAGCATTATCTTTCATTTTATAAATAAGATTACTAAGTACAAACATATTGGGATATGTATAAAAAGATTTTTTTCGTTTTTGTAACACCTTTAATACAACAGTGCTACCTTGCGTAAATAGTAAGTACGTTCCTCCAATTGTCAGTCCTACAATCGGTAAAAATAGCATAACGAAATTCATAAGCGTAACTTGGAAACAAAGTACATACGCGACAATAATACATAATATCCCGACTACACATAGCCATGTAAATGCGAAAGGCTCTACTTTTTGTTTTCTTGCTTCTCTTAATAAATCAATAATTTGCAAACGACCGACCGTCCAAAGACCGAATAATGATAGGATGAAAAAGAGAACGAAGTATACACTAGCTGTAATCAGAACTGCTTTTCCATTCCATACAAGTGGAAGTGTTTTATCTACACCAAGTAATACACTTAAAGCTTGAAAGAAGAGCTTTGAACAAAGCATACCAAGAGCGATCCCTACTACAATTGCGATTACACCTAAAATCATTTGCTCTAGTATAATCATACGACCAAGCTGCGCTTTTGTTCCACCTATTAATGTTAATAAACCAAACTCCTTTTTTCTCGCTCGTAAAAACGTTGAGTTAGCATATAAAATAAATAGTGCTGAAAAGATGACAATGATATAGTTCATTGATTCTAGCCCTTTTGTAACCATCGTCTTCATGCTAATGTTTCCGCTCACTACATCTGGATGATAAATGAAGGAAGCGTACATGAAAAATACTAAGATTGATAAACAACTACTAATAAGAAAAGCTTTATAATTACGCCAATTTCCTTTTACATTATTAAGCGCGAGCTGGCGAAAGTTCATGATATTCCCCCCCTAGCATCGCAAGTACATCTAAAATTTCTTGGAAAAAGGCTTGCTTTGTTTTTCCTTTATGAATTTCTGAGAAAATTTCTCCATCGCGTATAAAGAGAATACGTTCGCAATAACTAGCTGCTACTGGATCATGTGTTACCATGGCAATTGTTACTTTTTTCTGTTCATGTAAATCTTGCAGTGCGCCCATTAAAGATTTCGCAGACTTAGAATCTAAATTCCCAGTTGGCTCATCTGCTAAAATTAATGTCGGTTCATGAATAATTGCTCGTGCAGCTGCCGCACGTTGTTGTTGTCCACCCGATACTTCATATACTTTTTTATTTAAAATTCCTTCGATATTTAAAAACTTCGCAATTTCAAGTACTTTCGTATCAATTTCTTTTACAGGGCGCTTCGCCATAACTAATGGCAAAATAATATTTTCTTTAATCGATAACGTATCAAGTAAGTTAAAGTCTTGGAAGATGAACCCTAAATGTGTACGGCGAAATTCCGCTAGTTTTGTAGCACGCATTTGACTAATCTCTTCACCATTCACATAAACATGGCCTGAAGTTTGCTTATCAATTGTTGCTAATAAATTTAGAAGTGTTGTTTTCCCACTTCCTGAAGGACCCATAATACCTACAAATTCGCCTTCTTCAATTTTAAAATTTATATCGTGTAAAGCAGTCGTTGCCACTGATCCTTTTGATTGATACACCTTCGTTAAACCTTTTACTTCAAGAACACTCATTTCTAAATCCCCCTATGTGCTTTCTTCTTACATTTACTATAAGAAAAATAAGAAAAAGAAACGAGTGATTTTCCTTACAAAACCGTTTGTTATCTTACAATTTTGTCATTTTTCTCATCAATGCATGATATTCTTCATCTTTTGCAAATTGGAATGTAAATGTTGTACTTTCTCCTTCGGTTGATTGCACGTAAATTCCGTGATGAAGATTATCACAAATTTCCTTTGTAATATATAATCCCATTCCTGTTGCTTCTCTTGTTTTTCTTCCATTTGTTCCTGTAAAGAATGGTTCAAAAACTCGTTTGATGTCTTGCTTTGGAATACCAATTCCAGTATCACAAATATGTAATAAAACTGTCTGTTCCTTCTCCTCTATTTGAAACTGAATTTCTTTCTTATCCACTTGCGAGATTTTTGTGTATTTAATTGCATTCATAACAATTTGATTGATTGCAATACTAATCCATTTTCGATCGGAAGCGATCGTACACGTTTCTTCTTCAAACATTACTTTCGGATATACAGAAGATTGAATGAAAGATTTTCGATTTTGGTTAATAACCTCTCGAACAACCTCTAGTACATTTACTACCTCCACTTTGTAATCTTTTGCAAACTGTTCTAACCTTGCCATATGTAACGCTAAATCTAAACCATGTAAAATACGATTATTTTCTTCACGAATACTTTCAACCGTTTCTCTTGCTTCGCGATGCGCTTTACCAAATTTCTGCAACAGTAATTCAATCACTGAAACTGGTGTTTTCATTTGGTGAATCCATTGGTTCATAAAGATCATTTGCTGTTGATCTTTCGCATGCTTCTGGTGAACCTCATTCATATATTGCTGTCTAAGCAAAATGAATGCTTCTACAATCATTTCTTGTTCAGCCGTATAGGAAGCATCAATTAATAAAGAGTCATGTAACGTATGTCCTCCAGCAATGTATTGTTCGATTCTGTTTAAAAACACGCTGCGTTTTCGATAATCATAAATCAGGTATATAATAAATACGATAGTCGCTAGTAAAAGGCCATACAACCATGTACTCCACTGTATCGATCGTTTCTCTAAAAGTCCTTGTAGTTGTAATACAAGTCCAAATAAGCAAAGGCTCACAATATATGAAACAATTAAAGGAAAACGATCAATGAGGTAACCCTTAAGCTTCATGCCCATCTCCCCACTCTGTAAGAAGTGCGTAACCGTATCCCCGCTTTGTTACGATTGCATTTACAATCCCAAGCTCCTCTAGCTTCTTTCGGACACGCTTTACGTTCACTGTTAATGTATTATCATCAACGAATGCTAGTTCATCCCATAATGCCTCTAAGAGCTCCTCACGCGTTACATATTGATTTGCCTGCTTCATTAAACACTCTAATAAATAAAATTCATTTTTTGTGAGCTCTATTTGTTTCCCTTGCCACTCAACTGTATGTTGTGATGGAAATAGCAGCAATCCCCTCACACCAAAGCAATCGCTTTCTGCCGATGAAGCATACTCACCGTATCCACGACGCAAGGCGCTTTTTACTTTCGCCATAACAATATCTAAATGGAATGGCTTTGCAATATAATCGTCACCACCGTTTTCAATTGCCATGACCTGATCCATTTCTCCGGTTCGTGCAGAGACAAAAATGATTGGTGCATTAGATACAGTTCGAATTTGACGACACCAGTAAAAACCATCAAAGTACGGGAGATTAATATCGAGTAAAACTAAATGTGGATTCACTTTCACAAATTCATCTTTTATATGGCGTAAATCTGCCACTCGAAATGATTGATAGCCATACTTCTCTAAATGTTCTTCTAATATCCCAGCAATCTTTTCGTCATCTTCTACAATTAATATTTTATACATATACTCCCTCTCCCTTGTTTCTTACTACGGAGTGACTATTTCTTTCATTCTTCTGAATTTAAAAATGAATATCTATTTTGATTTTCCAACGTATAAGTCATGGCTATGAAAAACAAAAGATGACCTCTACTTGCTTTCTCCTTTTGTTTTAACTTGGCATGGGGCAGAAAAAGGATCTGACCGTTTCTACGCTCGACCAGATCCTCTCTCCCACCTAAAGATTAGGCTTTCTAACGGTTTTTCAATCTGTATTTCTATCGCTTTGACTTCTAACATACAAATTGCGGCCTTGAAAACAAGAGGAAATCCCCACTCTTTTTCTCCCTCTGTTCTCACATGGCATGGGGCTCAAAAAGGCACTGACCGCTTCTACGCTCGACCAGATCCTCTCTCCCACCTAAAAATTAAGCTTTCTATCGGTTTTCCAATCTGTATTTCTATCGCTTTATTTACACTCCTTTCTCGATTATAAAAAAGACTGCCGTATTTTGGCAGTCTTAATCGATAAATTCGAATTGATATTCAAGAATTTTTACAATGTCACCATCTTTTGCACCGCGTGCACGAAGAGCTTCATCAATACCCATTCCGCGCATTTGACGAGCGAAACGACGTACAGATTCATCACGTGAGAAGTCTGTCATCTTGAATGTTTTCTCAATATCATAACCAGAAATGACAAATGTACCGTCACTTTCGCGTGTAATTTCAAACTTAGATCCTTCAGATTCAAATTTGTACATTACACTTGCTTCAGATTCGTCTACAACATCATGTACTGGGAATTCTGGTGTTGTTTCCACTAAGTTTGCTACTTCAAATAATAGATCACGAACACCTTGTTTTGTTACGGCAGAGATTGGGAAGATTTGAACTTCGTCTCCTACTTTCTCTTTAAATGCTTGTAAGTTTTCCTCTGCATCTGGCATATCCATTTTGTTTGCAACAACAACTTGTGGACGCTCTGTTAAACGCAGATTGTACTCTTTTAATTCAGCATTGATTGTAACATAATCCTCATATGGATCACGGCCTTCTAAACCAGACATATCAATAACATGCACGATAACACGTGTACGTTCGATATGACGTAAGAATTGGTGTCCAAGTCCAACGCCCGCATGTGCTCCTTCGATTAATCCAGGAAGGTCAGCCATAACGAAGCTGCGGTTATCACCAGTTTCAACAACACCAAGGTTTGGAACAATTGTTGTAAAGTGATATTCTGCAATTTTCGGACGTGCTGATGATACAACGGATAATAATGTTGATTTACCTACGCTTGGGAATCCAACAAGTCCAACATCCGCTAATACTTTTAATTCTAAGATTACATCACGTTCTTGACCTGGTTCCCCGTTCTCAGCGATTTCTGGTGCTGGGTTCGTCGGTGTTGCAAAACGTGAGTTACCACGGCCACCACGACCACCTCTTGCAATAACAGCTGATTGCTCATGCGTTACTAAATCCGCAAGAATTTGACCAGTTTCCTCATCTTTTACAACTGTTCCTGGTGGAACCTTTACGATTAAATCGTCAGCTTTACGGCCATGTTGCCCTTTGCTCATCCCGTGTTGACCGCGATCAGCTTTGAAATGACGTTGGTAGCGGAAGTCCATTAATGTACGTAAGCCTTCGTCAACAACGAAAACAACATCTGCACCTTTACCGCCATCGCCACCTGCTGGGCCACCCTTTGGAACATACTTCTCACGACGATACGCAACCATTCCGTTTCCACCGTCGCCGCCTTTTACATATATCTTGACCTGATCTACAAACATTATTTCACCACACTTTT
This sequence is a window from Bacillus pseudomycoides DSM 12442. Protein-coding genes within it:
- the obgE gene encoding GTPase ObgE, with the protein product MFVDQVKIYVKGGDGGNGMVAYRREKYVPKGGPAGGDGGKGADVVFVVDEGLRTLMDFRYQRHFKADRGQHGMSKGQHGRKADDLIVKVPPGTVVKDEETGQILADLVTHEQSAVIARGGRGGRGNSRFATPTNPAPEIAENGEPGQERDVILELKVLADVGLVGFPSVGKSTLLSVVSSARPKIAEYHFTTIVPNLGVVETGDNRSFVMADLPGLIEGAHAGVGLGHQFLRHIERTRVIVHVIDMSGLEGRDPYEDYVTINAELKEYNLRLTERPQVVVANKMDMPDAEENLQAFKEKVGDEVQIFPISAVTKQGVRDLLFEVANLVETTPEFPVHDVVDESEASVMYKFESEGSKFEITRESDGTFVISGYDIEKTFKMTDFSRDESVRRFARQMRGMGIDEALRARGAKDGDIVKILEYQFEFID
- a CDS encoding ABC transporter ATP-binding protein; the encoded protein is MSVLEVKGLTKVYQSKGSVATTALHDINFKIEEGEFVGIMGPSGSGKTTLLNLLATIDKQTSGHVYVNGEEISQMRATKLAEFRRTHLGFIFQDFNLLDTLSIKENIILPLVMAKRPVKEIDTKVLEIAKFLNIEGILNKKVYEVSGGQQQRAAAARAIIHEPTLILADEPTGNLDSKSAKSLMGALQDLHEQKKVTIAMVTHDPVAASYCERILFIRDGEIFSEIHKGKTKQAFFQEILDVLAMLGGEYHELSPARA
- a CDS encoding HAMP domain-containing histidine kinase, translated to MKLKGYLIDRFPLIVSYIVSLCLFGLVLQLQGLLEKRSIQWSTWLYGLLLATIVFIIYLIYDYRKRSVFLNRIEQYIAGGHTLHDSLLIDASYTAEQEMIVEAFILLRQQYMNEVHQKHAKDQQQMIFMNQWIHQMKTPVSVIELLLQKFGKAHREARETVESIREENNRILHGLDLALHMARLEQFAKDYKVEVVNVLEVVREVINQNRKSFIQSSVYPKVMFEEETCTIASDRKWISIAINQIVMNAIKYTKISQVDKKEIQFQIEEKEQTVLLHICDTGIGIPKQDIKRVFEPFFTGTNGRKTREATGMGLYITKEICDNLHHGIYVQSTEGESTTFTFQFAKDEEYHALMRKMTKL
- a CDS encoding response regulator transcription factor, translating into MYKILIVEDDEKIAGILEEHLEKYGYQSFRVADLRHIKDEFVKVNPHLVLLDINLPYFDGFYWCRQIRTVSNAPIIFVSARTGEMDQVMAIENGGDDYIAKPFHLDIVMAKVKSALRRGYGEYASSAESDCFGVRGLLLFPSQHTVEWQGKQIELTKNEFYLLECLMKQANQYVTREELLEALWDELAFVDDNTLTVNVKRVRKKLEELGIVNAIVTKRGYGYALLTEWGDGHEA